Genomic DNA from Acipenser ruthenus chromosome 41, fAciRut3.2 maternal haplotype, whole genome shotgun sequence:
caaaccccaaaccccaaacctaaCCCTTACTTCCAGATCAGTGAGTCGATTCACCTCCCTCCCTAACCCCtgacccctaacccctaaccccaaacctaacCCTTACTTCCAGATTGGTGTGTCGATTCACCTTCCTGGATTTCATACACACAACTCATTTTCATactcaaaactacagaagcaattgttttttgtgttttcccCCTCatgcatttgcacactgctgtacacgGTCCAGGTGTTTAGGTTGTGACCCTTCTTCGTTGTCTCCCTCCCGCAGGAGCCATCCAGTCCTTTGCCGGATTCACAGACTACTTCACATGCTTGGCTCAGGAAGGGTGGCGCCCCCTGCTGTGCGTGGGGCTCCGATCAGCCTGGGAGAACGCATACAACCAGGAAGTGCAGGACAGCTACGGGCAAGAATGGGTACGCCAGAGACGCAGCTATTCATGCCTGGAGAAGCTTAGGGTCCGCCTCTCTTTGAAGCAGGGCTGTCAAAGTCAGCTCCTGGAGGGGGGGGCCCCAGCAGTGGCTTCTGGCATTCATTGCACCCCGAGCTCGCAACTCCATtgctctaattatttgattaatttattggACAAATGGAATGCTTCTCTCCAGGGGTCAAAATGCTTCTTAGGCAGTgttaccttgaatcaagtgcaaaaaatgtgaaatatgtccaattgaacaaacgATTAGATCAGtgatgttaattgagagcttaaagGGTATTTAAGgatctttttattgtattgtgttgcatgttcccatgtgttgctacagctgtttaagtaagctgtgtgtgttgttttaatttatttttatacattttgcccacttttttaaacttttaaattgcattccctgcctcaagatggcttcccatggacctctcaaactacatttcccatcatcctcctgctcacatatgtcactgagatggatttaccagtgagcagcaggaggatgatgggaaatgtagtttgagtgGTCCATGTGAAGTCACCTTGTaggcagtggaatgcaatttaaaagtggtcaaaatttaaAACAGTACGCCCACCTTACTTAAACAGccgtagcaacacatgggaacatgcaacacaataaaatgaaaagcTCCTTAAATACCCTTTAAGATGGAATGACAACCTGAAGACCCCTCGGCCCTCAAGGACTGGAGTCTGACCTGCCCGCCCCGCTTTAAagtgacagggcagaggctgggcgggAACCGCAAGCGAGAGtcttaaccgctgtgcaaaagagccgggttctatataaaaatacaaaacctcATCGCATCTCACTGACGGGGGGAATCCGTACCGGCAGCGCATCGCTCATTTCAAAAGCTGAGCCTGCTTTCCACTCTCGTccgttctctctctcctctagacCTTCGCGCAGCGCCTGTACCAGGAGTACACCTGCTACACCGTGTTCTTCGTCAGCATCGAAATCTGCCAGATCTCTGACGTGCTGATCCGAAAAACCCGTCGCCTGTCCCTCTTCCAGCAAGGATTCTTCAGGTGAGTCCCTCGGATCCGCGCGGATCCGTTTACAGCAGAACCCGTCCCGTCCGATTGAactggttccaggggtccatcggatCTCAGAAAGGGACCCATCTTCAAACGGCAGACCTACTGCACCGCCAGGGAAAGCCAATTAAATAACAAACAGATCCAGGTTTGTTTTATGCGTTTGCTGTGAATCAATATTTCGACGTAAaggaagattttttaaaaataaaacagcagctaGTTCTGACTCTCAAGTTTCTGAAAGTGGGAGTGAAATATTTATTCAAGTGAAACCATTCTTTCAAATATTCATTTGAAGAAGCAGGACTATAAAAAAGCATGTCgctattgcaaaccagtaatatAGGGGAATATATGGATTTGTGTAATATATTACGTTGAAGTCAATGTGTATATAATattcatttttgaaaataaaatgtctgtgtctgtgtgtgtctgtctgtatctttctgtgcacgcgtgcatctgtgtgtgtgtgtgtgtctgtctatctttctgtgtctgtctatctttctgtgcgtctgtgtgtgcgcgcgtgtgtgtctgtgtctgtctctctctctcaggaacaAAGTGCTCCTGTCTGCCATCGTGTTCCAGCTCTGCCTCGGCACCTTCCTCTGCTACTGCCCCGGCATGCCAAACATCTTCAACTTCATGCCCATCAGGTGAGTGCGGACGCCGAGAACCAAGCCGTTCCGACCCACTGTGCTGCCTCACAACCACCGACGCCTTCCACCAACTGACCCccagcccagggggaggggggtggactGGTAACGACCGAACGAAGCCAGCCCTCACTGCTGTCTCTCCCTCTCGCCCCGCAGAGTGCAGTGGTGGTTCATTCCAGTTCCCTATGGGATTCTCATCTTCATCTACGACGAGATCAGAAAGCTGGGAGTCCGACGACATCCAGGAAGTAAGCATTGCCTGCTGTTTTTTTAtcattgtgtttatttagcagacgcctttatccaaggcgacttacagagactagggtgtgtgaactatgcatcagctgcagagtcacttacaactacgtctcacccgaaagacggagcacaaggaggttaagtgacttgctcagggtcacacagtgaggctgaggtgggatttgaaccggggacctcctggttacaagcccttttctttaaccactggaccacacagcctcctttatacAGTCTCCCCCCTTCGCTGGCAAAGCTTAGCCGCTGGCTTCTCTCTGTGAGTCAGCAAGGTCTTGATCAGAGAACTGTCAGGGCAGCTCGGTTTTATTGAGTGTCTCTGGCTGTACCACGTTCTTATAGCAGCCAGATAACAGGTGGTCACAGCTGCATTCAGAATCACGGTTTTTGCAGGTTTTCTCATCCTGTGTCTCTGGTTTTGTCGACAGGCTGGTGGGACAAGGAGCTGTACTATTAAGCGTGGAGGGCGTTGCTGGAGCCCCCGTCCTCTCACAGTCCTGGCTGAACCTCGGCTTTGTGTTTAACTGGCATTCTCCACCAcctgcacacaggagacagaGCTACGGCCGTgcccacaagttttgcatcacctagaattttaagattgagacgtaataaaaaataaaactacaggaattagatattttatttaaaattattgcaaagaaaatacaaaatgagcGTCGCAAATAAAGTCATAACAGCAGTAGAGTAGAGTTTCATGTTAGACTTCGAAAAGGGTCagtttttccgttaagtatatggaaaactgcaaagcgacggtgtgtgattcaatatgttaacctcacgtcattcagcgggtttcattcgactttatgaagcaaaatgagctTGTTCTATAACaggatgcaacacttttggccagagatGTAAGTCAGAGAGGCTGCTGGGACTAAACCAGTAACATTTTTGGTGTTGTCTGTTTTTTTGCTGGTTTTCAAGTCAGTAATCCAATTAGCGTTCAAACCTAGTTTACCAGAGTCCTTTTGTGTcggttttgtttccttttaagactatttttgtacagtaaaaataaatcaataaaacggACTGAGTTGTCCTAATTCAGCGCTTCCCAAACCAGGTCCTCAGGGGTCCCTGTGTCTCCTGGCTTTCCCTCCAGCTGAGTTCTCAATTTTACTGAACTAAACCCTTCACTGAACTAATCTTCTGTTTAAtcagacctttttttaaaactgtcccccccccccccccccagctcctaAAAAGAATTTCAAgttccttttaaaatgttaagtcAACTTGAAAACCAGAATGCTGTAACCAACTCAAAATGACTATGAtgtgttatttaataaaatgtgaattcatACATTTCAATAAAAGCTTCCCCTGTGTTTATGCTGCGTTCTTAACTCTGCGTTGCTGCTCAGTTGTCGACGGTGTTTTTTTAAAGGGTTCTAATACTGCAGTCTGTTCGGAGCCTGGAACAAGGGGTCAAAATACCAAACAGGGGACAAACCTAGAACAGGCTCACAAAGAGAACATCGTCTGTGTCCTTACAGACTCCTCGCCATCAGCCATGGGGAAGCAAGCAAGCACAGAGGCAAACGGCacgcttgggggggggggggggggggggggtagccaAAAGCGTAGAGCACAAATCCGAGGAGGTTCTGGACGAGGGGGTATAATGTAACGGCGAGACCGCATTTGGAATACTGTGTCCAATTCCGGTCGCCACAGCAACCAAGGGACACCGAGTCCCCTGGACAGACAGTCCAGCTAAGAGCAGCCAGACAAATCCCAGTGAGGCTTCAAAAGGACCGAGCTACGGAGACAGGCTGAAAAAAGGGCATCGATTTAGCCTGGAAGCTTGAAGAACCAGAGGGGGCacgattgaagtctttaaaatcttaaaaggtgttGATATAGTCAAGCTGAACCGATACCTTAAGAAcagaacagaaaccaggaccagaggacagagaGTTCGGGAAATTAAGTAGAGATTCGGATAGGAGGAGACAGTTCTTCACGCAGAGAGGGGTGGGGGTGTGGAACGggctacctagccatgttgttgaggcagaatccctgggatcctttaagaccagactagaccaagttctgagatcaatcagctgccaggaaccggacgagcttcgTAAAGTCTCGTTCGtaaacctttcttatgttcttccaATCAGAAAACGCTTCAGTGCTGTCAGCCAATCATCTTCCAGTAGGAGCGTTCCTTATCAACACACTTTAATACTTAATAAAAGGAGGCTTGATggtccagcggttagagaaaggggctcgGTTGTTACCAGgcggttccaggttcaatcccagccaggAACCGGACGAGATCGGACGGTCCGAACAGCCTCCTCTCGCTCGTAAACCTTGTTAATTCTCTCGCGTCTCCTAGCGAGTCACTGAATGCTTCTAACACGTGCGCTGAGAAGACCGCCGGCCCAGCAGCGGTGAATCTTGCCAAGGACCTCCTCCAGCAGAATCGCTTGACTGAATGATTACGTGGCAGAAATAAAGCAAGCTAGAATCCTTTTTTGAATTAACaagaatttttttaaatttaaagctcagacaatttttgctttttttttacaattaaacatgatttaaaaaaaaaaaatacagatcatGAAGAAAAGGGTGTCGCGCCTTCAACAGCTCTCCGGTAACGTTGAGATTTTCTCTCCGTGTCGCTCTGTCTCCCCCCTGTGGTGTATGGAGGTACTGCAGCCCGGAGGTGTAGGAGGAGATAGGTGAGCTCAGTTGCTGTGCACCAGGGTGACGAACAGGAAGAGAGAGCACAGAGAGATGGCTCCAGTCAGCACTCCTTTCACAAGCAGAGCCGTCCAGCTGCCCAGCAGAAACATGTGAACAAACAGCCTGCCGGGACAGGAGATGAAAACAGCATCAGCCACATTCTGTCCCATGTAAACCTCTGCACACTTTCAGGGCAGCCAGCTGGATCAGCTTTTTTGTATTAGAGATGCTGCTTCGgtcaacacatttttaaagtcaAGATCAAACAATTACTTGTATGTAGTTGGCatcttgtgtttttattgtttattcattgtcctgtttttttttttttggtcaattgttttattgttatcatttatTGATGTTAATTTACTTCCTGTTTGGATAATCGAGGTTTCGGTGTACTGGAGACTGTTGGCAGTGTGGATTCctgagcccccccccccgcccccactcACTCCATGAGGAACGCCTTGTACACACAGACCCCCAGCAGCACCGTCACAGGCAACCGGAAACTCTTGGGCAGGTCATAGCGTGTGAACATCCACACCAGAGACGCCATGGCAACATAGTgaacctgcagagagagagagagagagagagagagagagagagagagagagagagagagagggagatacagacagacagagagagagaggagggagagagagagagggagatacagacagagagcgagagagagagagagagagagagagagagagagggagagagcaagagagggagacagagcgagagagggtgagggagagagatacagagagagagagaaagaaagagagacagagagagatacagagagagacagagatacagagagagagattagaCTGCAAGCGAGGAGACACTTGACTCTGTAacctagacagacagacaggggagtGACTGAATCACAGACCCATTTTCACCTTCCTGCTATACAaaatcagcccccagtgtgtccaggtaacaagctcaggtgtgtcttactattaaactcctagtgaaaccaggactggatcacactgctgtgcagcgggagtcttacttccatccctgatttttttattatttttttttgacaagtGTATGTGAACCTGCTGTTGCCTGGGTTTCAATTCAGACAGGATAAACAGTTTGCATTTGATTAGACGAAACGAGGAGACGTACCAGACTGATGTTGGAGTCGAAGCTCATCTGAATGTACCTCCAATCAAACTCGATCCCGCGTGCTCCTACCCACAGAGGAATGCACctgagagacaggagagaggaggagggaaggATGAGACAGCGCGCTTGCTCTCtggctacagctatggccagaaggtttgcgtcacctagaatttaaggactgacaattaaaaaaaatatatcatataaataatatatatataattcaatatgttaacgtaacaatattctagcaggtttcattcgacttgatggagcgagttcattctatagagggTGATGCAGCTGTACAGGTGCAATCTAATTCCTGATAAGGGGAGTGCAGTTCTCCGCGGCGGTCTGTATTGTGTATTACGGACCGGATCCTCACAGCACCTGGACATGATGAGCTCCGCAGTGGACCAGCCCATCGCCGCCACCATGATCTTGTACTCTCCCTTGCCAGCGTTCCAGGACATGACCAGGTGCAGCCCCAGCAGATCAGCCAGGTCCACTGTGGCCTTCATGAACTcctggagaaagagaggagagaggggtgagCATGAGGGAGCAATAAGGCACGATCATGGGATTACtggggttagaaactcacactagccctgctgctgctgctgctgctgctgcacccagtcctggggttcagagctcccctcaatgaagtctattattattaatattgaaatgatcaggagccaggagtttgagcagggttacaaactcacactagccctgctgctgctgctgctgctgctgctgcacccagtcctggggttcagagctcccctcagtgaagtctagtattattattaatattgaaatgatcaggagccaggagtttgagcagggttagaaactcacactagccctgctgctgctgctgctgcacccagtcctggggttcagagctcccttcaatgaagtctattattattattaatattgaaatgatcaggagccaggagtttgagcagggttagaaactcacactagccctgctgctgctgctgctgcacccagtcctggggttcagagctcccccgAGCACATATGTAAAAACGTTTCAGGCGAGACACAAAGTTGTACGAATATCAAATAACATTTGAGGCTGTTTAAACAGAACACTCACGCCAACGTAATCATAAACCCCAGAGCCTCCCTCCCACGTCGGGAAGAAAGTGGCCAGAAACAGCATCTGTGAAgagacaagacagacagacagacagacagacagacagacaggacacgGATTACTCACCAACACTTAACACTAGAAAAACACTCCTCTCAATTGTTAGCTGCCAATATGCTGTTTGCAGAGAACATCCCTGTGATGCCTGTCTTGTTCCTCGTGTATTGTacaggcagggatggaaataagactcctactgcatagcagtttcaaccactccaggttttactacgattCTGGGTAACCACTGcgtgcaggtaacaagctcaggtgtgtcttactaaactcatagcaaaaccaggaatggctcaacttgctatgcaatgggagtcttattcccagccCTGTACAGTGTAGGGTACATTATTACCATAGGATTTTGCCTGTTTAAAAAGTACAGGAGGTATTTGCAATGCTTCCTACCTTACAGAGCTGGACAAAAAGGTACGTGGCACCTGCTTGAACACACCTCCAGGACGCATTGTATTCTGATCTGCagagatacattaaatacagtgagatacagggcatagtatgttaaatacaagcagtagaaaacaatgcaaatacatgaaatacaggcatattaattacattaaatacaaggctaggatgtcaATTCTCGACATTGTGAATCATacgtcatacagaatcatacgaatcaGATGGAAAAACCTgaaatttagacaacagctaatgaGCCTGAGAAAAGTGCGACTCGTCACCGAGcaaaaattgcaattagcagcattCGGTTAAAACGGAGCTCCGCGCAGTGTCAGGAAATTCACTTCAACCGAAGTCGCTGTTTTGTTAAGCCGTTACAAAACCAAACATTATTCAAGATGTTTAATTACAGGGCACTTAATCAGGGTTGGAGGGCAGTTcctctgtttttaattttttttttaattcaatcatTTCCAAGTGGTCTTAACCAAACAGCACGCAATTTGAAATTGAAATGAAACGGGTACTCACAGCCCGCTGCATTTGTAGGTGATGAAATAGGGAAAGTATGCCAGAGCAAGGCAGTTTCCAAAATGGAACAGCGTCATTttcggattattattattattatcggagTGCTTGAAGTTAACTCGTTAAATTTTGCATCTGACACGAATTTACAAtgataaataaaaacagctcGATGCAGAATATTGTCGTAAGCTGTATAAGCTATATCGCCACGGCGGTTGTGTATATAAATCGTATTAATATTGCAAACTGTAGATAACGTAATTAACGATATAGTGAAAAGACAACGCGACACGCACACGGTCTTGTTTTCAAATGTCAGCGGTCTAAACCGTAAAATAAATCCGATTATTTTCCATCCAAGTAAGATAATGCCACagcgttatgaaaatgaaatccCAAATCTCCTGTAACTGTCTGTATTCACGGGTCTGCCTTGAAATGGCTGTTTTTTTGTTCCtatattatttattgtgttaGACGAACATTAACGTagattaatttaatttataaacGACTGAGTaactctgtaataataataaacgctcCTCGGTTTGAGATTCAATGGATCCTTGCCTGACCGAGGAACACACCGGAACTTGGTCCTACTCTCTTATCATTCCGGAAGCTGGTAGGGGAAACACAGACACACGCGATTGGGTTCCGTAGGAAAGCattgtgttttttccccctcattCGACACAAtatcattgttttaattattttagtatTCATAGCATATAAAGGAGGTATTCAATTACGTCCATCAACTATTACACTATTCCAGCAAACCAacgttttaaaagttttatttatttttttgtttattggtgggaaagtaaaaaaaaaaaaaaaaaaaaagcacactttGAGAATCGCTCAACCACCCaaaataccagatacacatttctgttttataaaaTCGCATTCAATTATGTGTAATTCAagtgtgctttacaatacttccctatgctttgccagacctctctgtgctttacaatgcttcctaatgttttaccacacctctctgtgctttacaatgcttccctatgctttaccagacctctctgtgctttacaatgcttccctatgctttaccagacctctctgtgctttacaatgcttccctatgctttaccagacctctctgtgctttacaatgcttccctatgctttaccagacctctctgtgctttacaatgcttccctatgctttaccatacctctctgtgctttacaatgcttccctgtgctttaccagacctctctgtgctttacaatgcttccatatgctttaccacacctctgtgctttacaatgcttccctatgctttaccagacctctctgtgctttacaatgcttccctatgctttaccagacctctctgtgctttacaatgcttccctatgctttacaatgcttccctatgctttaccagacctctctgtgctttacaatgcttccctatgctttaccagacctctctgtgctttacaatgcttccctatgctttaccagacctctctgtgctttacaatgcttccctatgctttaccacacatctctgtgctttacaatgcttccctatgctttaccagacctctctgtgctttacaatgcttccctatgctttaccagacctctctgtgctttacaatgcttccctatgctttaccagacctctctgtgctttacaatgcttccctatgctttaccagacctctctgtgctttattactcgTTGCTACTGTGTGCTTTTATAAAAGGATAGCCCAAAGCTTCTTAAATATAAAATCAAAAGTCTTAACCTTTTTGCTTCAAAAGAACCACCACACATGCTGTCCTCAACTGTGGAAGAGataatcacttaaaaaaaaaaaaaggaagttatTTTGTTTTGGCTCCAAGAATGACCCAATCCCTGTCGACTCATCCTGTAGTATCTGTATACAACAGCAGCCGGTCGTGCGATGTGTTCCAACCCAGACGTGTCACTCAGCTCCGTAGTAATCCGAAACCGTCAGTGACCTTCGAAACGCATGAAGGATTTTGACCTccgaggcacacacacaggcaggcacacacacacagagagacacgcgtGTTCTGTTAAGATCTCTTTATTATTTTGAACACCAACAACAAGACAAACCCAAAGGAAGGACTACACCAAGCAGTAGTGACTAGATTTCCTGGGTGAGTTACAGGGGGCGGCCAGACGGGACTCCAACACTCAACACACGAACTACGCAGAAACAGCGCCCcgcagagggagagagggggcaggcCTGGGAAGCGACTGGCCTCACGGCAGAACTAAAGTGACGGAGTGGAGCGGTGCGGTCCGGAGCTGATCCGGTCCTCTCCCCAGTGGAACGGGACACTACTCCTTGGAGTGCATGTAGCTCAGCAGGTCAGCCACGCGGGTGCTGTAGCCGTACTCGTTATCGTACCTGCGGGGAGAtcgagaggaggaggaggaaagagAGACGGTCTGTTAAACactgacatttaaataaaaaaaaaggtgaaactGTAGTACGCTGAAGAACGTCCCAGGATGAGACTGGAGCTCCTTACCAGGAGATGAGTTTGACGAAGTTGTCGTTGAGGGAGATGCCAGCGCCTGCGTCGAAGATGGAGGAGTGCGTGTCTCCTGTGAAGTCAGTCGAGACGACCTGGAGAgaagagaggtgtggtaaagcacagggaagcattgtacagcacagagaggtctggtaaagcatagggaagcattgtacagcacagagaggtctggtaaagcatagggaagcattgtaaagcacagagaggtctggtaaagcatagggaagcatggtaaagcatagggaagcattgtaaagcacagggaagcattgtacagcacagagaggtctggtaaagcatagggaagcattgtacagcacagagaggtctggtaaagcatagggaagcattgtaaagcacagagaggtctggtaaagcatagggaagcatggtaaagcatagggaagcattgtaaagcacagagaggtctggtaaagcatagggaagcattgtaaagcacagagaggtctggtaaagcatagggaagcattgtaaagcacagagaggtctggtagagcatagggaagcattgtaaagcacagagaggtctggtaaagcatagggaagcattgtaaagcacagagaggtctggtaaagcatagggaagcattgtaaagcacagagaggtgtggtaaagcatagggaagcattgtaaagcacagagaggtctggtaaagcatagggaagcattgtaaagcacagagaggtgtggtaaagcatggggaagcattgcaACGTCAGGGCCCCCCCTCTTCTCCTTACCGCATCCTCGGTGTATCCCAGGATCCCCTTCAGCGGCCCCTCAGACGCCTTCTTCACCGCCTCCTTGATCTCTGCGTAGCTGGCGGGGCGGGTCAGGCGGCAGGTCAGATCAACCACCGAGACGTCGGCCACCGGCACTCGGAACGCCATGCCGGTCAGCTTCCTGGGAAAGGAGAGGGATCCGCGGCATTTGGAAAACATCCGGGGATTATCAGGATCGTTTCTACCTGGTTATTAATAATTTTGTTTCCCACCCCCAAACTCTACCTGTATCCCATAAACTTTGTTACAGAGTCCCAAACTCTACCTGTACCTTATAAAGCAGTAAAGACTGATCAAGCAGCATTAGGAGTAACGCGCAATGAAACTGTTCCCATGGCAACTGCA
This window encodes:
- the LOC117964917 gene encoding BOS complex subunit TMEM147 isoform X1, producing the protein MTLFHFGNCLALAYFPYFITYKCSGLSEYNASWRCVQAGATYLFVQLCKMLFLATFFPTWEGGSGVYDYVGEFMKATVDLADLLGLHLVMSWNAGKGEYKIMVAAMGWSTAELIMSRCIPLWVGARGIEFDWRYIQMSFDSNISLVHYVAMASLVWMFTRYDLPKSFRLPVTVLLGVCVYKAFLMELFVHMFLLGSWTALLVKGVLTGAISLCSLFLFVTLVHSN
- the LOC117964917 gene encoding BOS complex subunit TMEM147 isoform X2, with the translated sequence MLFLATFFPTWEGGSGVYDYVGEFMKATVDLADLLGLHLVMSWNAGKGEYKIMVAAMGWSTAELIMSRCIPLWVGARGIEFDWRYIQMSFDSNISLVHYVAMASLVWMFTRYDLPKSFRLPVTVLLGVCVYKAFLMELFVHMFLLGSWTALLVKGVLTGAISLCSLFLFVTLVHSN